In the genome of Paratractidigestivibacter faecalis, one region contains:
- a CDS encoding immunity 17 family protein, giving the protein MNSEQITAFLQEHWYIASVLIGAVILIGAIRNWNWLCDPTGTRDAHRHSRGYRRVVFFLLGVLLIVVSIWGFVLKLK; this is encoded by the coding sequence ATGAACAGTGAACAGATCACAGCATTTTTGCAAGAGCATTGGTACATTGCCTCGGTGCTCATCGGGGCCGTGATTTTAATTGGGGCGATCCGCAACTGGAACTGGCTCTGCGACCCCACTGGTACGCGGGATGCTCATCGACACAGCAGAGGATACCGGCGTGTGGTTTTCTTTCTGCTGGGTGTCCTCCTGATTGTGGTGAGTATCTGGGGATTTGTGCTGAAGTTGAAATAG